The Pieris napi chromosome 11, ilPieNapi1.2, whole genome shotgun sequence DNA segment agttgccatttaataattttttgcagtattgatgggacttttatgatataaattcgtttttgcgacaaatttgaacaaatacataacgtgatgacactatataatttcatcataaacttaaagttactattatttttaactgttcataatttaattgcaggtgtgtcaaagaaaactgtaacaagaattacaaacgaaggtataacagcggcgtgtatttcgaaaaaaattgtaacccaacaattatgcattaaaactctgaataaaaaattgtattgcttttctttaccctattttctcatcgtttccctgtaagtaggtagaacaccgctaatataagtaaataaaaatataatttttacataacatatatattgtttcatcgaagtatgaagaaaatagtattatttgataaattacatctgctaaatgtaaataaaataggcaaattttttactcataaatggcaacattacgtcatgcgattgcagcgccgcgtctgggggacttctttcatgaaaattgaaaaggactatacacCTATATTCTGTACAGACTACAATATAACACACTTGACTCTATgcttttaactaatttttgcTTCATAATTTCCTTAATCGTTTAGTGTTTGTAAATAACAATGGATACAGAAGAAAACAAAGATAAACTTATTCGATGCCTAAATGAGCAAGTCaacgaaataaatttactGAAATCTATGTACCCTGAAAAAAATGAATTGATTTTCTATGATGCAACAGTGCTCcaagaaatagaaaatttttTGGCAACATCAACAGATTTTGTACCAAGGTACATtgactttataataaatttacaaataactaATACTAAACTTGAAATATCTATATGTCTTCCATCATTTTACCCAGATACGCaacctaatatttatattagaagCAATCAACTTAATCGTCAGCAAGAAAGTAGCTTAAACATtgagtttaataattttatgactAAAAGTTTTATTGGAGAAGTGTGTATTTACACAGGTATTTTGTGGCTACttgaaaatatagaaaaatattgtgaACCACCAGCATCATTTCCTGTAAATGTCAACAAAAGTAATGAAGAACCAGAGAAGTATACAAGATACTGGATATATTCACATCATATctacaataaagaaaaaaaagaaatgatagttaaaacagcaaaaaaatacaatttaaatggaTTTTGTTGTACAGGGAAACCTGGAATTATATGCATAGAAGGCAATGAAACAACTTGCATTGAATGGTGGAAAATTATTAAGGCTTTGCACTGGAAGAAAATAGTAATAAGAAAAATTGAAGAGTTATCAAATTCAGACTTTAACTCAATTgataatagatttaaaaattttacacttATAGAGTTTTCTAATCATTCCATGTCACAACTTTGCCAAACTTTGGAGGAAGTTTCGCTACAGAATACATTGAGAGAAATACTTGGATTATCAAATGTCACATgacataaatgatttatttcaagataaaacatttattatatttacttgatactcttttttacataatattgatATAGATTACTATTTATCTTTTACCAAATGCAGTAACAAAATGGCAAATGAGTCATAGAGTGAGATTCAAATACTAGTCATTCATctacgttttaaataataacagaaaaacaataacaaagatgaatgtttaaagtaataaatttatttaataatttacctaACCTACTAGTCTAAGTGCAACATTGTAGAATTGACGCACAcctaaatttagttttttttggaatcattccgtttttaaaaaaatcctttttttttatttttattgtgtgAGACAATATAGACTAATGGTAAATTCAGAAACATGACCaattgcaaataaaattaGGTGCTGAAATTAACAAAAGCCAATCTCATTTGTATCCAAGTAGACAATGTCaactataatacatatatttgtccATGGATCAGACATATTATGCTTTAAGCAAAACTATATATTGAACAAATCTATTTAATGCCCCAAACTCTTGTCTCGATGTTGAAATTGTACGAACCAAATGATTGCCGAAAACTTAAGATATAAGTGAATTTTCATGCTCTAAGTTTGAGTGAGTGacattgaaatatttagaCGTAAAATCTATACACTATTCTGGACCTTGAAGTTAGTGCAATAAAAACTAGTATGCTATATCTGAAACTGTGTTTCttcaatgatttttatataagtttaattcgAAGAATGGTTTCTACCTATACCTAATTATTAtggaattataaataatgttataattattgtaatacagCATGGCTTTTTGCGTACTCTTAACAATatgaaatgatttattatgacatCTTAAATCTTATCCCGTTTGGATTTATATGGCgtaaactatattatatatgtattagatttCTTCAGATCTTACTCCAATGTCTAGTGGTGGTATTTTTGCCTACTTCAGATTCCACTTCATAGTTCATTCCACACATTTAAGCTCGGATCTCGATCATAGTATGAACTTTGAAATACCTACCTGACAGTAATGTGTCTACAATTCAAAAATTTGCATTTCTTtgtagatattaaatttttcatttttcgactaAAACATTTCTTGTTTTTACGTTTGGTGATCACGCGTTTTTTATTGATCGTTTGTAAAATCCGATTGAAATTTGTAGTCGTAGCCAATAATTGGTTTAATCCAacaaagtatatttatatttttacttaaaaaaaaaggtagagagtaataaaatatttaatatttagagaatcgattattaaaaatccatcataataaaacaatcgattaatatataatatatatatgtataatgctTTTCTTTTTACGTTTGTCCCCAAATTTAGGAAGAATGTCCAGgtgatatttttgaagtgaaaatgtgcatcgtttttgtcgaagagaGAGTGAGacgggtgaattaccttatagaaatagaatttataaaatatttatattttatgcaaaataatttattgaaatctcaaatgacgaattgtaaattaaaatgtcacgtgtttttattatcgaagaaaattaaatttattatttgtattaattttcgacacttttatttttttaatgacaattatttcctcaatttaaattcattaaattcctaacatatcttccttttttccTCCAtataagtctcggaaatctatatacaataataatacagttTATATTAAGCCTAGAACTCAACCaaccagtggcgtaacaatagggtggcagggctggcaaaatgccacgggccctcAACACCTGCCCAagaaatattatgttctatggatgaatgtgaagtctccaaagtccaatacgcattgggctagcgtggactggggactacagaccatacCCTcgcgcctaagagaggaggcctatggccattagtgggacctatacaacgtgtaatggGGAAGATTACTGTCAAATAGTTCCTTGTAGAGGGCGCCAAATGTTTGTTGCAAGGGAGCTGTCAAACTccatagtaaattataaaacgagaacgctgaaaatctcgtagtttatacaaattaaactgagtacaacgtgacgatttttactgatacggccccatcaaaagaatttgccgcGGGCCCCAGATtatatagttacgccactgcaaCCAACAAacttaatcaaatttaaagtCCAAGCGTGGGTGTTCTTAACAGAAATATCAAATAGCTATAATACTCCAACGTCCAAATAGCAGCTATTTCATACTACTTGAATCATTGAATGTATTGAATCAATTCATATTTGTTGTCTCTCGCACCGAGTgtacaacaaaaactttagggGGGTATGATcgatatttagattttagggGTAATTGCAGCTGGTTCGAAGGAACATTCTATGGcctgtaggagttggcatcactgggACGGGGCACCGATCGGCGATCACCGATGTCATCATGTTCTTGTCATCAGTCATGTCATTTCACAATTGAATTCACTGACACTGAAATCACAGTTGTCATTACTCATTTCACATTTGTTACTTGTACGGTGTGGATTGTGGACTATGGCGTGTGCCCACTGCCCAGGAGTCGTAGCACGCTTCAgagtataattatttagatattaatttttacaatgtCTATAATAactattcttaattttaatataagatgAACGTTTTACGTTGAAGATTACTTTTGAGAAATGCTTACAAAGGTACGTATTAAAACCATATAACCTCAAAGTTCATAATTTGGATGGGTGAGTAAAACCAACACGTGGTAACACCAACATtgcttttaaatttcaattatttatgtatagtttattttaaatactgtcgATTTACATAAGTTGGAACATTGTAACTATCGTTTTAGTAATTTCagttactttaaatattataacctTTTCGTTCAGCTGAGCTGTTTCCTAGTTACTAGTGGTAGGTTACCTACTtaccattttatttatattggtaTCGAAAAGAAATACCGTGCTGATTTAATGCTACGCAATAATGATGACAAAAGACACGAGCCGAATATGTGTTAATATGAGAAACACGTGATATTAAATGATAGGTCTGAACATGCAATGAgttatatacctatatgttTAAGCGACACGCAAAcccaatacttaaaaatagtattaaattatttacagatCATGGAGGGACTGGTCTTGAAAGGAATTATTAGGCTGAAAACTAATGTGTTTTAATAACAAGCAGTGACAAATGCCTCCATAAACTTATGacttctaattaaaaaaatacgggTATGTATTTAATGCATTAATAGTCAATCAATgttgatttttaatatgatGACAACATACACGAGCCGAAAATGTGTTTATATGATAACAATGTGAAATTTAATGATAGGTCTGATTATTTGGTCTTGAACTGTTATCAGCTTCTTTATGTAATGTGCCATTaagatttgatatttttttataggtaaCCTAAACCAGACAGCACAGCTGAGGACCGAAACAATTGGGCCCATATTCATGCAGAAAAATTATGCATTTAAACATAAGTCGCATATGGAAGAGGTATTaaagtaatacatttaattcttttatattgttaagtaTACATCACTACAGTAAAATAACCCTTATTAAATTTCTAGCTtagtaaaacattataaagCTGTGTTGCctttaaaatatgtcttcTAGATTGttgaaacaaattattattttattacagaaaaCTAATGGGAACTAGCTGCGCTACTTAATAACAAGTGTAGTGGAATGAAAAGAATGCTTGTTAGattcgtaaaaataaaatttcaacattatctatatgctttttattattatctataaagGGCCActattatatcttaatataaattatgtacaatatttacaagatTAACTTATTTAGCCTTTCATTTTTGTAGTTACTAATGATCAAGGTATctattatatttgaatataaacCAACAAAGCaagttaaatttacttttatgagCACATACATCAATtggaatattttcaaaatttaaatggtAGGGTTACGTGGATTTTGTTCAGTAGTGTTCTGCAGTTTGATGGTGATGTCGGTAAGCAACATGTTGGGGAGAATAAAGTCCTGGATATTGGTGGCAGAGCTGGATGGCCGGTCGAAGGGATATCCCATAGCTCGTTTGTCTGGGTATAACTTGTCTCTAATACCGCAGAAGCTTGAAGCTTGTTTGCATGACATTTCCGAACCATCTTCTTGGGTCACCTGGTAAATATTGTTAAGTgaattatagaatatatacGTGGGTGAGTTCACGAAGACGGTACCTAGCACTACATTTGCGTAACGCAGATCAAGTTGCAAATAGAGTTCTTAaagctaaaatatataaaattacaaagcCATTTAGTTATTTGCTGGTTCAGTATTAATGAGTTAACGCTCCTAGACATCAAAAGTTGTCgatcttaatttatatgtatatgcaaTATTTCtcatttatgttaaaaatattaataagttatCCGCATTTAATAAGATCTTACCGAATCCAGTTCGTAGTTGGAAACCATAACAAACAATTGATATGGTGTGCCACTCTCGGTTCCCTTTGGCACCAACATGTGTTGGGGCCAGCCGCAGCCGCAGTAGTTGAATGACGCGAGATCTGTGGTCCTAGGATTTGTACCCTGAGCACCGAGGTCTCGGAACGTCTGCTCGAATGGAATGGTAACGGTCGACTCGGATGAACGGCGGGTTATGACATTACGGCCGCGGTTCACtgcaattttcaaatataattattatacttgCTAAACATAGCCACAAATACTTATTGAACGTCTCCTGGTCTCGTCcaaaatgtgaataaatattttttagatttggCAATGATGAATTAGACCGAAAAAGCAAAATTTAACAACTCTATTTGAGCATTACTTAACTAAGAGTCTTGCTAACCATGTCGCAGCGTGGTCAGCAAGACTAAAAATCTTATAGCGTTCAATATAatggaattaaataaataataaccgAATATATCCATTGAGGTTTTGCCTtctaaattgttaaaatagcATACATTAGAGTTCCTAAAATATATGGAAAAACTCACACGGCACAACAAATCTGTCCATCTCTATAAACATCTTGCGCTGGTCAGAGAGCGCCCAGCTAAGCTGACGTTCATCGTTGGTCGGCGAAATAAAGATACGGACAGTACCACGCGAGGCGTTGCTGTTATTTTCCACCTCAATTCTGCGAATATATATGTTACAGTATAAAAAAGGGTAAGATACAGAAACAAAAGTTACCGCTTAGTCTGACCTCAGAAGGTCAAAAACggattttgacatatataCGTATGATTGATTGTTAGATACTGCAGCTACCGaaagtcataataatttttttttattgaaatcatttgaatattcagtttttattgagtcccattttattatattacgtcGATATAGTTTTAGATTAAAACTGCAATTGGCTTTCACGCATATTGtattatcatagacaattaaagtaaattgtctttggtattttacgacatttaaaaaatggcTTAAAGGTCTcgttaccaggccataaaattattaaaaaaaaaaaacatttaaaaaacactTAGTTTAAAATACGTACGTATATTGGAAATCGCGATGGTTCAAATGAGTGAAGCGGGCATACACGGGACCTCTGTTCGAGAAGTCAAGGCCACGAGAAAGATCAACATCGCTTGACATCCAAAATGTATGCAGCTCGTTGGCTGCCCCATCCGAGCTATCAATACGTGCAGATGTTACTCTCACGCCTGGGTTTTCcaactgaaaatattttaaatatgctaCAGTTTAGAAATTTTAACCCATAAAGTAGCTGTAAATTAAgtgtcatttttattaataaattcaaaacaactttattactAAGCGGATAGAAATCctgtatgtttttttagttctagtatgataaattctattataaattaaattcattgtgAAGCAACTTATTATGATTGCCgtggaaaattttatttattattttatcatacaaatttaatgatagTTTCTGAGAGAACTGTGTCTTAACACAATATATTAATCGATTTTGTATGAATACTTGAAAATCGTCGTAAGCCCTATTCTTAAGGAAAATAcataggaaaaaaatatatataaactggAATACAAAACATCTATTTGAAGCTGGCTTTTAAATAAGATAATGTATACCATAACATACCTCGGAGCGTGTGTATGGGCGTACATTAGCGGATTCCTTGTATTTCTGGAAAAGGTCGTCAATAAAGGCGTGCCAGCGGAAGAAGAATGGATCACGCATAGTTGTAGCCTCATCGCCTATCACGCCAAACGATTCCTGGATTAAATTGACGGAAAAATTTAGGAtcctttataaaattaaatttttattgagtTTCCTGGCGACATCTATTTATACTATATCAAATAGAAATAAGTAATGGATATTAAGGGAAAATCGGTAACGATTCTACGTCCGTCCCGTGATTTATCAGAGAtaccattaataaaatacatacaagtaAAGAATAGGGAAACGAAGATAAGTTCTAGGtagttaaaagtaatttttaacagtataacttatattatatagcagtgtatagtgttggcctagtggcttcagcgtgcgactctcgacatatctgaggtcgtaggttcgatccccggctgtgcaccgatggactttctttctatgtgcgcatttaacatttgctcgaacgatgaaggaaaacatcgtgaggaaaccgatatgTCTTAGAAAAGTcgaaggcgtgtgtcaggcactggaggctgatcacctacttgcctattagatttaaaaatgatcatgaaaaagattcagaaatctgaggccaagacctaaagaggttgtagcgccactgattttttttaattttatatatcataatattatgatcTTACTAGATATCTGTGTGTTGGGTCATGCATGTACGCGGAGAAGCTGTGTCCGTTGTTATGCAAACTGCCATAGAGGTCCGTATTAGGAGACAGTACACTTGCTTCTACCATATTGCCGAGAGTGTCTATGTCCAGTGCGCGGGTTGAGCCGTTGGGCTATAAGAGATTCagcgttttaattaaacatacaaaggtgaaaaaaaaggtaattaagaaaatactttaacattaataacaaatatcgcaTCTCTATAATACATGTCCGCTACAGAAATGCCTCGatatctcctaaactattgaaccgattttaatgaaatattgaatctatagaataaaatatctGATTTACATCAACGATCATCCGATTTCCGAGAAATTGGTGTTTGCACTAACGAAATGCTTGGAGCTTAATAGATcgttacaattaaatattacacaattaaaataggtaatgtttttaagttaaaaattcCACGTCTATTattttcaacattttagttatctatatataagtatattttaagtgttatattataatttcttttctcGATGAatgtaatcatttattttccaaataatataaacaagagCCTTCAAAACCGAATAAAAAgtgattgattttttttgtaataattgtacAAGGCATCAGCTTTATGATATCAAAAGTCCTCGCAAAAACATACCAATTGCACCAATCCTGTGGCAATAGCATCTTCGATGTTCCGCCTCCAGCGTTGCATGTCCGCGATAGTCACATTAAGACCATCAACTGGTCTATTCAAGTCCTGCCATTTCATATTGGCCTGTCGTGGAGGCCAACCCCGGGACGATGTAAGACTGTCAAGTTTTGGGAAGTACGCTTCCGATATTGGCTCATTGAAGTTATTGAACTTTTTGACTCTGGGTAAAGAATTATTAAGTCGCTCGCCATTGTACCTGAAACATAATTTGATATAGCAATTTAtcattttgaatataaatttgaaaaaacttaataatattcatctgaaaacaaagaaatatcgCCTTAATTGACGTAAATAAGAACGCGGGAAATTAAAAGATTcacaatttattactaaattgaagaattgaaaatattttttgggaAGTTCTTACGAACTCTGTTATGTTAAGGTGATGGGGGCAAAGTGCGCCATACTTTTTTCATAGTTGACTTTGATGCAATATTACTTGTGCTTAAGTTCACGAGTGACACTAAATCATGGTACCATAAGGATCTGTGATGTTTTGCAACAACAACTAATGTCGTGTCATTAGAATCTGACGgcaaattaatgaattttagcataaaaattgaaaacagTCTGACCCGGCGCACTTTGCCGACAAATCGGGCAAGTGCGCctagtattaataaaacgcaataataaaGCATCAGAATAAAAACAGccctatattattttaagaaaacaagCAACAAAACGCAtggcattttttattttttcatagcCACTTTCTAGAAGAatctatgtatttaaaaccaaatttcgGCTAAATGCGCCATACAATCTTAAGTCAGAGGCTAtgaaccttttttttaaatattgataatcGAGTGtcaagtatattttttcttttatttacgatGGGAATACCATGGTTTGGAACTACTTATTTGGTATCAGTATTATAAAGGGACTGAAATAAGAAGTTAGTCATTGAAATTAGTTATtaagtgtaatatttattataaattcttaaCAAAACTAGGTAACGAAAAGAAAATCAATGAGAAACaacttctaaaatatattacatagttgtaataattcaaaaacatTAATCAAGCAAGGCTTGTTACCCTTACAACTTAATAACTAAAGTGAAGGAGATCGACGTTCCAGAGGATGATGTAGTCCGAGTCGATGGAAATCCCCTAAGACCTATAGACTTTGGTTTTTTGTGGATCACTGCAGTAACTGGTTTCatccaaattttaaattcgctCAGGCTTGTCCTGAAGCCCTAAGTCGGCAATCACTCTGtctaaaatatcataaaattctTGGACGACAAATGGGTTTGCGGCATTCTTACGAGCAACCTCTACAGCCTGcagttttttaattgataactTATAACGCTTTTTGAAGCTTGAAAACCAATCTTTGCCTGGAGTACCCTCGTTGAAAGGTACTTTTAGATCGTTCTGATTGACATATCCCCTAACAATATCTAGAAATTCTGTACGAGTCAGACCGAAGCCATTTTTTCCATTATAGgcaaacattttgtttatttaaatactggTGGTCTGCCTAGACTTAATGATTTTTGGCCCCTTCGACCTGTGACGTGGTCCATAATAGCTTTTCTTGGGATAGCAAAGGTTGATGTGGCTGCATACCCAGACATTCTATCCAATCGAACAGCTTCAACTGCTTCATTCAAAGCCTCTCTGGACCATGAAGGACCTACAGTTTTTCTTTCATAGCGCCCCATCTTAAAAagaaatcataaataataaaataataatgatataataattattgtgactTATACTAGTCTATTGTAGacacattttaaaaagtttgcaaCCTCTGGATTGCGGCGAAGTGCGCCATATAATAAGTCAGTATGGCGCGCTTCCCCAACTATATAAATTTGAGGTTTGAATATTTAACTtgcaagaaatatatatattttactagataGGAGTGAAATAAAGTCAGAATCTAaaagcaaaatatttaaattgtgcaCTTACCTCACTCGTATATCGGTAAAAACTCGATTTCTTGAGATTTACGACGATGATCACGCCATAGTCATCTCTCCTCACCACTTTGAATAtcagtgaaaataaaatggctCGTATCTCAAACTCACATGACTAGAGCTATATATGAGTTTCACCAAGAACTATGATTTAGTTTGTAGCATCGATATAAGGTGTCACTACTAGTATCAAATCGGTAGTTTTCGAGATATTTGTGGTAGGTGCACTTGCCCGGTAGGCGCACTTTGCCACCGTCACCT contains these protein-coding regions:
- the LOC125053593 gene encoding RWD domain-containing protein 2B, translating into MDTEENKDKLIRCLNEQVNEINLLKSMYPEKNELIFYDATVLQEIENFLATSTDFVPRYIDFIINLQITNTKLEISICLPSFYPDTQPNIYIRSNQLNRQQESSLNIEFNNFMTKSFIGEVCIYTGILWLLENIEKYCEPPASFPVNVNKSNEEPEKYTRYWIYSHHIYNKEKKEMIVKTAKKYNLNGFCCTGKPGIICIEGNETTCIEWWKIIKALHWKKIVIRKIEELSNSDFNSIDNRFKNFTLIEFSNHSMSQLCQTLEEVSLQNTLREILGLSNVT
- the LOC125053577 gene encoding phenoloxidase 1-like isoform X2, producing the protein MFCTRNITDDYKNNGIEINNRFGENASEIIPLENLRRVPKFSKAKRLPKDSDFSLFLPAHREMADEVVDELMGVPENQLQQFLSTCTYARVNLNPQLFNYCYSVALMHRRDTRNVPIANFAETFPSKFVDSQVFSQARETAAVAAQGAPRTPIIIPRDYTATDLDVEHRLAYFREDIGVNLHHWHWHLVYPFTANQREIVAKDRRGELFFYMHQQIIARYNGERLNNSLPRVKKFNNFNEPISEAYFPKLDSLTSSRGWPPRQANMKWQDLNRPVDGLNVTIADMQRWRRNIEDAIATGLVQLPNGSTRALDIDTLGNMVEASVLSPNTDLYGSLHNNGHSFSAYMHDPTHRYLESFGVIGDEATTMRDPFFFRWHAFIDDLFQKYKESANVRPYTRSELENPGVRVTSARIDSSDGAANELHTFWMSSDVDLSRGLDFSNRGPVYARFTHLNHRDFQYTIEVENNSNASRGTVRIFISPTNDERQLSWALSDQRKMFIEMDRFVVPLNRGRNVITRRSSESTVTIPFEQTFRDLGAQGTNPRTTDLASFNYCGCGWPQHMLVPKGTESGTPYQLFVMVSNYELDSVTQEDGSEMSCKQASSFCGIRDKLYPDKRAMGYPFDRPSSSATNIQDFILPNMLLTDITIKLQNTTEQNPRNPTI
- the LOC125053577 gene encoding phenoloxidase subunit 2-like isoform X1, with the protein product MASVVKGLSLLFDRPNEPMVSPKGDDNAIFQISEQFLTDDYKNNGIEINNRFGENASEIIPLENLRRVPKFSKAKRLPKDSDFSLFLPAHREMADEVVDELMGVPENQLQQFLSTCTYARVNLNPQLFNYCYSVALMHRRDTRNVPIANFAETFPSKFVDSQVFSQARETAAVAAQGAPRTPIIIPRDYTATDLDVEHRLAYFREDIGVNLHHWHWHLVYPFTANQREIVAKDRRGELFFYMHQQIIARYNGERLNNSLPRVKKFNNFNEPISEAYFPKLDSLTSSRGWPPRQANMKWQDLNRPVDGLNVTIADMQRWRRNIEDAIATGLVQLPNGSTRALDIDTLGNMVEASVLSPNTDLYGSLHNNGHSFSAYMHDPTHRYLESFGVIGDEATTMRDPFFFRWHAFIDDLFQKYKESANVRPYTRSELENPGVRVTSARIDSSDGAANELHTFWMSSDVDLSRGLDFSNRGPVYARFTHLNHRDFQYTIEVENNSNASRGTVRIFISPTNDERQLSWALSDQRKMFIEMDRFVVPLNRGRNVITRRSSESTVTIPFEQTFRDLGAQGTNPRTTDLASFNYCGCGWPQHMLVPKGTESGTPYQLFVMVSNYELDSVTQEDGSEMSCKQASSFCGIRDKLYPDKRAMGYPFDRPSSSATNIQDFILPNMLLTDITIKLQNTTEQNPRNPTI